One genomic region from Reichenbachiella ulvae encodes:
- a CDS encoding ABC1 kinase family protein, whose translation MKSIDKIPVGKVSRASKLISTGLKVGTNQLKYYGDRLINPEDARERLNEKNAEDIYNSLSQLKGSSLKVAQMLSMDKNVLPEAYVEKFSLAQFSVPALSAPLVNKTFLKYFGQRPQELFDEFVSEASHAASIGQVHKAVKDGKELAVKIQYPGVAESISSDLAIVKPIAKQMFNLKGGDTERYFREVESKLLEETDYVLELNRSLEITQACSVIPHLRFPNYYKDWSNERIITMDWMHGTHLSAFEKSNQAQALADQLGQTLWDFYMYQIHVLRKVHADPHPGNFLVNDQGELVAIDFGCIKEIPESFYTPYFELADYENIHNDELFEAKLFELEILKKEDSAEEHAFFKSFFQELLALFTTPLQSDSFDFNNADFFNKIAEKGQQISKDKAFRKFNQNRGSEHFIYMNRTFFGLYNLLFALKSNVRVKDFVKYSPDPNLPIIKKAS comes from the coding sequence ATGAAATCAATTGATAAGATCCCAGTGGGGAAAGTGAGTCGTGCGAGCAAACTTATCTCCACGGGTTTGAAGGTAGGAACCAACCAGCTGAAGTATTATGGAGATCGATTGATCAATCCTGAGGATGCCAGAGAGCGATTGAATGAAAAAAATGCGGAGGACATTTACAATAGCCTGTCCCAGCTGAAAGGTAGTTCACTTAAGGTGGCTCAGATGCTCAGTATGGACAAGAATGTCTTGCCAGAAGCCTATGTGGAGAAATTTAGTCTGGCTCAATTTTCTGTACCCGCGCTTTCTGCGCCTTTGGTCAATAAGACTTTTCTAAAGTACTTCGGTCAGCGGCCTCAGGAGCTTTTCGATGAGTTTGTGTCGGAGGCATCTCATGCAGCGAGTATTGGTCAGGTGCACAAGGCTGTGAAGGACGGCAAGGAGCTAGCGGTGAAAATTCAATATCCCGGTGTGGCGGAGAGCATCTCTTCGGATTTGGCTATCGTAAAGCCCATCGCCAAACAAATGTTTAATCTGAAGGGTGGGGATACGGAGCGATATTTTCGTGAGGTAGAGTCCAAGTTGCTAGAAGAAACTGATTATGTGTTGGAGCTCAATCGGAGTTTGGAAATCACCCAGGCTTGTTCGGTGATCCCTCATTTGCGCTTTCCTAATTACTACAAGGATTGGTCTAATGAGCGAATCATTACTATGGACTGGATGCATGGTACGCATCTTTCGGCATTCGAAAAGTCCAATCAGGCCCAAGCTCTGGCAGATCAATTGGGGCAGACGCTTTGGGATTTTTATATGTACCAGATCCATGTACTGAGAAAAGTGCATGCAGATCCGCATCCGGGTAATTTTCTCGTAAATGATCAAGGGGAATTGGTTGCCATTGATTTTGGTTGCATTAAGGAGATTCCGGAGAGTTTTTATACGCCTTATTTCGAACTCGCTGATTATGAAAACATTCACAACGATGAATTGTTTGAAGCGAAATTGTTCGAACTAGAAATATTGAAAAAGGAGGACAGTGCCGAGGAGCATGCTTTCTTTAAATCTTTCTTTCAGGAGTTGTTGGCCTTGTTTACTACACCACTTCAGTCAGACTCGTTTGATTTCAATAATGCGGATTTCTTTAACAAAATAGCTGAAAAGGGTCAACAAATCTCGAAAGACAAGGCTTTCAGAAAATTCAATCAAAACAGAGGGTCTGAGCATTTCATTTATATGAACAGAACCTTCTTTGGGCTTTACAATTTGCTCTTTGCATTGAAGTCTAATGTGAGAGTGAAGGACTTTGTGAAATACAGTCCAGATCCCAATCTGCCCATCATTAAAAAAGCATCGTAA
- a CDS encoding tellurite resistance TerB family protein: MTQKYIKELIDSIATAKKKRKADALSAYETGMELIFQSKPKYDALKETFGETEPEFRVLANELATEVLQCGIDYFKAVQNNSNFSGENALEILRSANEFALEMQIKSRIEDNIQGVKDWVSNQAMQESQSRIYNFPSIAFKTAFSFMTCDGHIDKNEIALIRKLAAESELFGNINVDEELEFLIEVINRLGMGFLKDYFKVLKNAHLTQDQELTLVQVAMDTLNADARVDYNEIKFFRIFRTLLTISDDQIRERIPSISEDFLETDIFSKAYLDQLFDDYFEHASIPVFSKILLESKAKYVEPDL, from the coding sequence ATGACGCAGAAATACATCAAGGAGCTAATAGACAGCATAGCAACAGCCAAGAAGAAAAGAAAGGCGGATGCATTGTCTGCTTATGAGACAGGAATGGAATTGATCTTTCAATCCAAACCAAAGTATGATGCGCTCAAAGAAACTTTTGGTGAAACTGAGCCTGAATTTCGCGTATTGGCCAACGAATTGGCTACTGAGGTGCTTCAGTGTGGTATTGATTATTTCAAGGCCGTTCAGAATAACAGCAATTTCAGTGGGGAAAATGCGCTTGAGATATTGCGCAGCGCCAATGAGTTTGCGCTAGAGATGCAGATCAAGTCCCGAATAGAAGATAATATTCAGGGAGTGAAAGACTGGGTTTCTAATCAGGCGATGCAGGAGAGCCAAAGCAGGATTTACAATTTCCCTTCCATTGCATTCAAGACGGCATTTTCCTTCATGACTTGTGATGGTCATATCGATAAAAATGAAATAGCCCTGATCCGAAAGCTAGCTGCAGAAAGTGAGCTTTTCGGTAACATCAATGTTGATGAAGAATTAGAATTTTTAATTGAAGTGATCAACCGATTAGGGATGGGCTTCCTTAAGGATTATTTCAAAGTTTTGAAGAATGCTCATTTGACTCAGGATCAGGAATTGACATTGGTGCAGGTTGCTATGGATACTCTGAATGCTGATGCGAGAGTAGACTACAACGAAATCAAATTTTTCAGAATCTTCAGGACTCTGCTTACCATCAGCGACGATCAAATCAGAGAAAGAATCCCTTCTATCAGTGAGGATTTTCTCGAAACAGATATTTTCTCAAAAGCTTATTTGGATCAATTGTTTGACGACTATTTCGAGCATGCCAGTATTCCAGTCTTTTCTAAAATTTTGCTGGAGTCTAAGGCCAAATACGTCGAACCGGACCTGTAG
- a CDS encoding SRPBCC family protein, with product MVSIKRHSGIYTLEVKQLVNTSMQEAWEFFSTPRNLAKITPAHMGFQITSDNVDEMHVGQIITYQVGILPGIKSSWVTEITHVAPGKFFVDEQRFGPYAMWHHEHIFEEKEGQVWMTDRVSYKLPFGFLGHLMHGLFIKKQLLGIFNHRFQTLESYFGENAKDSLSQSA from the coding sequence ATGGTAAGTATCAAAAGGCATTCTGGAATCTACACGCTTGAGGTCAAGCAGTTGGTAAACACAAGCATGCAAGAGGCTTGGGAGTTTTTTTCTACTCCTCGGAATCTGGCCAAAATAACCCCGGCACATATGGGTTTTCAGATAACGTCGGATAATGTAGACGAAATGCATGTAGGGCAAATTATTACTTATCAGGTTGGGATTTTGCCAGGAATCAAAAGCTCATGGGTTACGGAAATCACTCATGTAGCGCCCGGAAAATTCTTTGTAGACGAGCAGCGATTTGGGCCCTATGCGATGTGGCACCACGAACATATTTTTGAAGAGAAGGAGGGACAGGTTTGGATGACAGATAGGGTTTCGTACAAGCTACCCTTTGGGTTTTTGGGTCATTTGATGCACGGTTTATTCATCAAAAAACAGCTTTTAGGTATCTTCAATCATCGGTTTCAGACTTTGGAATCTTATTTTGGAGAGAACGCAAAGGACTCACTTTCTCAGAGCGCCTAG
- a CDS encoding YebC/PmpR family DNA-binding transcriptional regulator: MGRAFEFRKARKLKRWGQMAKTFTRIGKDIVIAVKEGGPDPDTNARLRAVMQNAKAANMPKENVERAIKRATDKEQGDYKETLFEGYAPHGIAVLVETATDNNNRTVANIRSYFNKCNGNLGTSGSVEFMFDHTCNFRLKSEGLDAEELELELIDYGAEEVFEDEDGMMVYGGFADFGSLQKYFEENNIEILSSGFDRIPQTTKELTEEQQEDVNKLLEKIEEDDDVQNVYHTMA, translated from the coding sequence ATGGGAAGAGCATTTGAATTTAGAAAAGCCAGAAAGCTCAAGAGATGGGGCCAGATGGCAAAGACCTTTACTCGCATAGGCAAGGACATCGTAATCGCGGTAAAAGAAGGTGGACCTGATCCCGATACGAATGCTCGTTTGAGAGCGGTCATGCAAAATGCCAAGGCCGCCAATATGCCCAAGGAGAATGTGGAGCGTGCCATCAAGCGTGCCACAGACAAAGAGCAGGGTGACTATAAAGAGACTTTATTCGAGGGCTATGCTCCTCATGGTATAGCAGTGCTGGTAGAAACCGCCACCGACAACAACAATCGTACTGTAGCCAATATCCGCAGCTATTTCAATAAATGTAATGGCAACCTGGGTACCTCAGGTTCAGTAGAGTTTATGTTTGATCATACTTGCAACTTTAGACTAAAGAGCGAGGGTCTGGATGCTGAAGAGCTGGAGCTAGAGTTGATCGACTATGGTGCAGAAGAGGTGTTCGAAGATGAAGACGGAATGATGGTCTATGGTGGTTTTGCTGACTTTGGTTCGTTGCAGAAGTACTTCGAAGAAAACAACATTGAGATTCTTTCTTCAGGTTTCGATCGTATCCCACAGACGACAAAAGAATTGACCGAAGAGCAGCAGGAAGATGTGAATAAGCTGCTTGAAAAAATCGAAGAAGATGATGACGTGCAAAACGTCTATCATACTATGGCTTAA